A genomic window from Candidatus Sulfotelmatobacter sp. includes:
- a CDS encoding sigma-70 family RNA polymerase sigma factor gives MDSDHRPETASDEMLVEQYLADTIGANGRAALAALVDRWSGPVFAWARHFLRDRDQALDLSQDCLIRMIESLPRYQARGKFGAWLFTIVHNRCRSVARPRAWNRDPEVDADAIAPEGSGVEEKFEDAESLRRCLAAIDSALEPRERAALWLRAYEELSVDEITRILRVEEPSGARGVLQTARRKLRSELLRRAGKEVGHD, from the coding sequence ATGGATTCGGACCATCGTCCAGAGACCGCTTCCGACGAGATGCTGGTCGAGCAGTACCTGGCCGATACCATCGGAGCCAATGGCCGTGCGGCGCTGGCCGCCCTGGTGGACCGCTGGAGCGGGCCGGTGTTCGCGTGGGCTCGCCATTTCCTCCGGGACCGGGACCAGGCGCTCGACCTTTCTCAGGACTGTCTGATTCGCATGATCGAGTCGCTGCCCCGATACCAGGCGCGCGGAAAGTTCGGCGCCTGGCTGTTCACCATCGTCCACAACCGCTGTCGGTCGGTGGCACGGCCGCGAGCGTGGAACCGGGATCCGGAGGTCGACGCCGACGCGATCGCCCCCGAGGGGAGCGGAGTGGAAGAGAAGTTCGAAGATGCCGAGTCGCTGCGACGATGCCTGGCGGCGATCGACTCGGCGCTCGAGCCGCGCGAGCGCGCCGCGCTGTGGCTGAGAGCGTACGAGGAGTTGAGCGTGGATGAGATCACGCGCATCCTTCGCGTGGAAGAGCCGTCGGGCGCGCGCGGCGTGCTTCAGACGGCGCGGCGCAAGCTGCGATCGGAGCTTCTCCGACGCGCCGGCAAGGAGGTCGGGCATGACTGA